In the Chroococcidiopsis sp. SAG 2025 genome, one interval contains:
- a CDS encoding helix-turn-helix domain-containing protein, with protein MKRWKQQPQPQEPIVQTLEQQRAEKLEQIGAALRRRREDKQISLEQIESATRIRQSFLRAIEAGNIDKLPEPVYIRGFIKQYAETLDLDGTELANSFPLEDYRQSLKPVGVSLPPAQLQTSHLYAIYILLIIGAVSILSQTLSNSDFQIGQNTQSQPPLPVANVAKRKAPAKVKPVANLKKQTKPVEVGITVKDKSWIRVTADGKKEFEGELSPGTQRKWVANEQLKLEVGNAGGVLVTYNQEEAKLLGQLGQVQRVTFRANNTKL; from the coding sequence ATGAAGCGGTGGAAACAACAACCACAACCACAAGAACCAATTGTTCAAACGCTCGAACAGCAAAGAGCCGAGAAGTTAGAGCAGATAGGTGCTGCTCTGCGTCGTAGGCGAGAAGACAAACAAATATCTTTGGAGCAAATCGAATCAGCCACGCGCATTCGTCAAAGTTTTTTACGGGCGATCGAAGCGGGTAATATCGATAAATTACCTGAGCCAGTTTATATTCGAGGTTTTATTAAGCAATATGCCGAGACTTTAGATTTAGATGGTACGGAATTAGCAAATTCTTTTCCTTTAGAAGATTATCGGCAGAGTTTGAAACCAGTAGGAGTTAGCCTACCTCCAGCTCAATTACAGACTTCCCATCTCTACGCTATATACATTCTTTTAATTATTGGTGCGGTCAGTATTTTATCTCAAACTTTGAGTAATTCTGACTTTCAAATCGGTCAAAATACTCAGTCACAGCCTCCATTACCCGTTGCTAATGTCGCTAAGCGTAAAGCACCAGCTAAAGTCAAACCAGTTGCTAACCTCAAGAAGCAAACCAAGCCAGTTGAAGTTGGTATAACTGTAAAAGACAAATCTTGGATACGGGTAACTGCTGACGGAAAGAAAGAGTTTGAAGGAGAGTTATCCCCAGGAACGCAGCGTAAATGGGTAGCTAACGAACAACTGAAACTCGAAGTTGGTAATGCAGGTGGAGTATTAGTTACATATAATCAGGAAGAAGCTAAACTTTTAGGGCAGTTAGGACAAGTACAAAGAGTTACGTTTAGAGCAAATAATACGAAGCTCTAA
- a CDS encoding DJ-1/PfpI family protein, with the protein MTQRRNVAILIFDEVEILDFCGPYEVFGVTGKRNSSEPFNVYTVAEERRPIIARNQLSINPQYTLLDCPRSHILLVPGGFGTRRAMHNSALIDWIKERSQQAELLLSVCTGALLLAKAGLLEGLTATTHHGAIDLLKQVAPNTQVQPDKRFVDNGSIILSAGISSGIDMSLYVVARLLGEQQARETAKYMEYDWQLSGKIENYLE; encoded by the coding sequence ATGACACAGCGAAGGAACGTTGCTATCTTAATTTTTGATGAGGTAGAGATTTTGGACTTTTGCGGTCCCTACGAAGTCTTTGGAGTGACGGGAAAACGCAATAGCTCTGAGCCTTTCAACGTCTACACGGTAGCAGAGGAACGCCGACCAATAATCGCTCGGAATCAGTTGAGTATCAATCCACAGTACACTTTACTTGACTGCCCGCGATCGCATATCTTACTCGTACCTGGTGGCTTTGGCACGCGGCGAGCAATGCACAATTCAGCTTTGATTGACTGGATTAAAGAACGTTCTCAACAAGCAGAGTTATTGCTTTCCGTCTGTACGGGTGCGTTACTTTTGGCTAAAGCTGGTTTGCTGGAAGGACTTACAGCTACTACCCATCATGGCGCGATCGATTTACTCAAGCAGGTTGCACCCAATACACAAGTTCAACCAGATAAAAGGTTTGTAGACAACGGCAGCATAATTTTATCGGCTGGAATCTCATCAGGGATTGATATGTCGTTGTATGTAGTCGCTAGGCTTTTGGGAGAACAACAAGCGCGAGAGACTGCGAAGTATATGGAATATGACTGGCAGCTAAGTGGAAAGATAGAAAATTATCTGGAATAG
- a CDS encoding pseudouridine synthase: MEERVQKILSQWGIASRRQAEEMIKLGRVRCNGAVVELGQKANPIQDTIEVDGQLLRSPHRPQPTYLLLNKPTGVVTTCDDPQGRPTVMQLLPTNLRQGQGIHPVGRLDAESTGALLLTNDGSLTFALTHPRHDISKTYQVVVAGHPPESVLKQWRQGVVLEGRKTRSAQVRVLSRDANRTWLEFILWEGRNRQIRHMTEKLGYPTLQLHRTAISSIQLEPTVGAALPPGRYRPLEEREIHYLQNQLQNQLKSTTRVQV, translated from the coding sequence ATGGAGGAACGGGTACAAAAAATTCTTTCTCAGTGGGGAATAGCTTCGAGACGGCAAGCGGAAGAGATGATTAAGCTCGGTCGCGTACGCTGCAACGGTGCTGTGGTAGAACTGGGACAAAAAGCCAATCCAATTCAGGATACGATCGAAGTTGATGGACAGCTACTGCGATCGCCTCATCGTCCCCAGCCAACCTATTTATTGCTCAACAAACCAACTGGTGTAGTTACAACTTGTGACGATCCTCAAGGTAGACCTACAGTGATGCAACTGTTGCCAACTAATCTACGTCAAGGTCAGGGTATTCATCCTGTCGGACGGTTGGATGCAGAATCAACAGGCGCATTGCTACTGACAAATGATGGAAGCTTGACATTTGCTCTCACCCACCCGCGGCACGACATCTCCAAGACATATCAGGTTGTGGTTGCGGGACATCCGCCGGAATCAGTGTTAAAACAATGGCGACAGGGAGTTGTTTTAGAGGGGAGAAAGACCAGATCGGCACAAGTGCGCGTGTTGTCTCGCGATGCCAATCGAACGTGGTTGGAATTCATTTTATGGGAAGGCAGAAATCGACAGATTCGGCACATGACAGAAAAATTAGGTTATCCCACGCTCCAGTTACATCGGACTGCGATCAGTTCGATTCAACTAGAACCAACTGTAGGCGCGGCTTTGCCTCCGGGTCGCTATCGTCCGCTCGAAGAACGCGAGATTCATTATTTACAAAATCAACTACAAAATCAACTCAAATCTACAACAAGGGTGCAGGTGTAA
- a CDS encoding DNA double-strand break repair nuclease NurA, with the protein MLDLTKVAKAMQGISQHLSTEVAASRQRLELAQDLMTAAYKNQAELMQRQKQWRDRILFSTAVPMEPLNTCIDLPVPPKTHTVLATDGSQIAPNHHEIAYCYLLNIGRVVLHYGQNRQPLLDSLPEVFYRPEDLYISRQWGIRTEEWMGYRRTASEATVLAELAAAVVGSRESGKRAGEAGGAEEVEEAEGATTNYQLPTTNYQSKIQNPKSKISQLPTPDSRLPTLAMVDGSLIYWFLEQLPLEARDRILPPILTAWEQLKALGIPIMGYLSASRSMESLNFLRLQACIHEVPDCASFCPNQIEKVPCQVLEPLRDAALWSIQLQPGQRSTLWRSSARILELYGDCAIYFCYIHVGTEIARVEVPAWVAEDETLLNQSLGLMLAQVQKGYGYPVVLAEAHNQAVVRGGDRARFFAMLEQQMIKAGLRNVGISYKEARKRGSIA; encoded by the coding sequence ATGCTCGATCTGACAAAAGTAGCAAAGGCGATGCAAGGCATCAGCCAACATTTAAGCACGGAAGTAGCTGCAAGTCGCCAACGGTTAGAGTTGGCGCAAGATCTCATGACAGCAGCTTACAAAAATCAAGCAGAATTGATGCAGCGACAAAAACAGTGGCGCGATCGCATTTTATTCAGCACCGCTGTACCAATGGAACCGCTTAACACCTGCATCGATCTACCAGTACCACCTAAAACTCATACCGTTCTCGCCACGGATGGCTCGCAGATTGCTCCCAATCACCACGAAATCGCTTATTGTTATCTACTCAATATTGGTCGGGTAGTCTTGCACTACGGACAAAATCGCCAACCTTTACTCGATAGCTTACCAGAAGTATTCTACCGTCCCGAAGATTTATATATTTCGCGTCAATGGGGTATCCGCACTGAAGAATGGATGGGTTATCGTCGCACCGCTTCTGAAGCTACCGTGTTGGCTGAGTTGGCTGCTGCTGTGGTAGGGAGTCGGGAGTCGGGGAAGAGAGCAGGGGAAGCAGGGGGAGCTGAGGAAGTTGAGGAGGCTGAGGGAGCAACTACCAACTACCAACTACCAACTACCAACTACCAATCTAAAATCCAAAATCCAAAATCTAAAATTTCCCAACTCCCGACTCCCGACTCCCGACTCCCGACACTAGCTATGGTGGATGGATCGTTAATCTATTGGTTTTTAGAACAATTGCCTTTAGAAGCACGCGATCGCATTTTGCCACCAATTTTGACGGCTTGGGAACAGCTTAAAGCCTTGGGTATTCCCATCATGGGTTATCTCAGCGCTTCTCGTAGTATGGAAAGCTTGAATTTTTTACGTTTGCAAGCTTGCATTCATGAAGTACCGGACTGCGCTAGTTTTTGTCCGAATCAAATTGAAAAAGTTCCTTGTCAGGTTCTCGAACCATTGCGGGATGCAGCGCTGTGGTCAATTCAATTACAGCCAGGACAAAGGAGTACTTTGTGGCGTAGTTCTGCCCGGATTTTAGAATTATACGGCGATTGTGCGATCTATTTCTGTTACATACATGTCGGTACGGAAATTGCACGGGTAGAAGTTCCCGCTTGGGTAGCTGAGGATGAAACATTATTGAATCAATCTTTGGGATTGATGTTAGCTCAAGTACAGAAGGGTTATGGATATCCTGTTGTATTAGCAGAAGCGCACAATCAAGCGGTTGTGAGGGGAGGCGATCGCGCTCGTTTTTTTGCGATGCTAGAACAACAAATGATCAAAGCAGGCTTGAGAAATGTGGGAATTTCCTATAAGGAAGCTCGAAAGCGCGGCAGTATTGCTTAA
- a CDS encoding R3H domain-containing nucleic acid-binding protein, translated as MTKTDDLQKLLDILPLDIKNVLEQHPQRDSLIEVVMDLGRRPEARFPDRAEYLAESGISHDQIRYSIQRVGHFGGDNRAGLAQTLHRISAIRNRAGDIIGLTCRVGRAVFGTIGMIHDLVETGQSILLLGRPGVGKTTALREIARVLADDLNKRVVIIDTSNEIAGDGDVPHPAIGRARRMQVSRPEFQHQVMIEAVENHMPEVIVIDEIGTELEALAARTIAERGVQLVGTAHGNQIENLIKNPTLSDLVGGIQSVTLGDDEARRRRTQKTVLERKAPPTFEIAVEMLERQRWTIHESVADTVDALLRGRIPNPQLRTVDADGKVTIVRQSPTPLRGVGKDGFGRGYEVGPRQEEESKLSPTMTVGGWRSTGRMIPLAAVPEPATREQEFERLLDESLARSDRFNSDLAVNAGPNGEDLPLHIYPYGVSRHQLEQAIQVLSLPVVLTKDIDSADAILALRSHVKNQSKLRHVAKARHVPIHTLKSNTIPQIIRTLRRLLDMDEPVVPDERELSLFIQNGSEDELDALEEARLAVEQIVIPKGQPVELLPRSAKVRKMQHELVEHYRLKSDSFGDEPNRRLRIYPA; from the coding sequence ATGGATTTAGGTCGTCGCCCAGAAGCTCGTTTTCCCGATCGCGCCGAGTACCTTGCTGAGTCTGGCATTTCCCACGATCAAATTAGATATAGCATACAGCGCGTGGGACATTTTGGTGGTGATAATCGGGCGGGACTGGCGCAAACTCTGCACCGGATTAGTGCGATTAGGAACCGTGCTGGCGATATTATCGGTTTAACCTGTCGTGTCGGACGAGCTGTCTTTGGCACGATTGGTATGATCCACGATTTAGTAGAAACCGGACAGTCAATTCTACTGTTAGGTCGTCCTGGGGTGGGTAAAACCACAGCTTTGCGAGAAATTGCCAGAGTGTTAGCCGATGACTTAAATAAGCGTGTTGTCATTATCGATACTTCAAACGAAATTGCAGGGGATGGAGATGTTCCTCATCCAGCCATTGGACGGGCGCGACGAATGCAAGTATCGCGTCCAGAATTTCAGCATCAAGTGATGATTGAGGCAGTAGAAAATCACATGCCAGAAGTCATCGTGATTGATGAAATTGGTACGGAGTTGGAAGCTCTAGCGGCTCGTACCATTGCCGAACGGGGCGTACAACTGGTAGGAACGGCGCATGGCAATCAGATTGAAAATTTGATCAAGAACCCGACTCTATCAGATTTAGTGGGTGGTATCCAGTCTGTCACTTTAGGCGATGATGAAGCCAGACGGCGGCGGACGCAGAAAACTGTTTTAGAACGTAAAGCTCCACCAACGTTTGAAATTGCCGTGGAAATGCTGGAAAGACAACGCTGGACGATCCATGAAAGCGTTGCTGATACCGTCGATGCTTTGCTGAGAGGACGCATACCAAATCCACAACTTAGAACTGTCGATGCAGATGGTAAAGTCACTATTGTACGGCAGTCACCCACGCCACTTCGGGGAGTAGGGAAAGATGGTTTTGGGCGGGGCTACGAGGTAGGACCCAGGCAAGAGGAAGAATCGAAACTATCGCCGACTATGACTGTAGGTGGGTGGCGTTCGACTGGACGAATGATCCCACTCGCTGCCGTACCAGAACCAGCCACGCGAGAACAAGAGTTCGAGCGCTTATTGGATGAATCTCTGGCTCGAAGCGATCGCTTTAACAGCGATTTGGCAGTGAATGCGGGTCCGAATGGGGAAGATTTACCCTTGCATATTTATCCCTACGGTGTGAGTCGCCACCAGTTAGAGCAAGCAATCCAAGTGCTGAGTTTACCCGTGGTACTGACGAAAGATATTGACAGTGCCGATGCAATTTTAGCTTTGCGATCGCACGTCAAAAATCAGTCTAAGTTACGTCATGTCGCTAAGGCGCGTCACGTCCCAATCCACACGCTCAAGTCAAATACTATTCCACAAATTATCCGCACGTTGCGGCGGTTGTTGGATATGGACGAGCCAGTCGTACCGGACGAACGGGAACTGAGTTTATTCATCCAAAATGGCAGCGAGGACGAACTCGATGCTTTAGAAGAGGCTCGGTTAGCGGTAGAACAAATTGTGATTCCTAAGGGACAGCCAGTGGAATTACTACCCCGTTCGGCAAAGGTGCGGAAGATGCAGCACGAATTGGTAGAACACTATCGTTTGAAATCGGATAGCTTCGGTGACGAACCCAATCGGCGTTTGCGGATTTATCCGGCATAG
- a CDS encoding HAD family hydrolase, producing MNVNAPTILALDFDGVICDGLPEYFATAWRTYCKIWLPSSRIPPENLTSQFDCLRPVIETGWEMPVLIRALLSGVTEAEIWQNWTAIAQKFLQQDNLTAAEVGKQLDTIRDEWISTDLDSWLDLHRFYPGVLERLYSLIDSPVKPLIITTKEGRFVEQLLQRQGIQLPSQSVLGKEIKRPKYQIIRELIAIATQTPVLLWFVEDRLKTLQLVQQQADLEDVRLFLADWGYNTAAERKLAQQNPRIHLLSLAQFAEDFSAWS from the coding sequence ATGAATGTAAACGCTCCCACGATTTTAGCTCTGGATTTTGATGGCGTAATTTGTGACGGCTTACCAGAATATTTCGCTACGGCTTGGCGAACGTACTGCAAAATTTGGTTACCATCTTCTCGAATCCCACCTGAAAATTTAACATCGCAATTCGATTGCTTGCGTCCGGTAATTGAGACGGGTTGGGAAATGCCAGTGTTGATTAGAGCTTTGTTATCTGGGGTAACAGAAGCAGAAATATGGCAAAATTGGACTGCGATCGCGCAAAAATTCTTGCAACAAGATAACTTAACTGCTGCTGAGGTCGGTAAGCAATTAGATACAATTCGAGATGAATGGATTTCTACCGATCTCGATAGTTGGTTGGACTTACATCGGTTTTATCCTGGGGTTTTGGAAAGATTGTACTCATTGATTGATAGTCCGGTTAAACCGCTAATTATTACGACTAAAGAAGGGCGTTTTGTCGAGCAACTTTTGCAGCGGCAAGGTATACAATTACCCAGTCAGTCGGTTTTAGGCAAAGAAATCAAGCGTCCAAAATATCAAATTATCAGAGAGTTAATTGCGATCGCCACTCAAACACCAGTTCTTTTGTGGTTTGTGGAAGACAGACTCAAGACTTTGCAACTCGTGCAACAGCAAGCAGACTTGGAAGATGTGAGGCTTTTTCTAGCTGATTGGGGATACAATACCGCAGCCGAGAGAAAACTAGCGCAGCAAAATCCCCGTATCCATTTGCTATCGCTAGCTCAGTTTGCTGAAGATTTTTCAGCTTGGAGCTAA